In Ipomoea triloba cultivar NCNSP0323 chromosome 15, ASM357664v1, one genomic interval encodes:
- the LOC116006286 gene encoding hydroxyproline O-arabinosyltransferase 1-like yields the protein MGLGNLFFAAVVTFSAALVTYNILMSANTSLKLELPGSSDTSSSSSSSTARVFPNSDHSIIKLPLEKASGKKLFHTAVTASDSIYNAWQCRIMYYWFKKFKDGPNSGMGGFTRILHSGSPDRFMDEIPTFVAQPLPSGMDQGYIVLNRPWAFVQWLREADIEEDYILMAEPDHIIVKPIPNLSKDGHGAAFPFFYIEPEKFESVLRKFFPEEKGPITNINPIGNSPVILGKESLKKIAPTWMNVSLAMKKDPETDKAFGWVLEMYAYAVSSALHNVSNILHKELMIQPPWDTEIGNAYIIHYTYGCDYDKKGTLTYGKIGAWRFDKRSYINVWPPRNLPLPPPGIPKSVVTLVKMVNEATANIPNWGS from the exons atGGGGTTGGGAAATTTGTTCTTCGCGGCGGTGGTAACCTTCTCAGCAGCATTGGTGACCTACAACATTCTAATGTCAGCCAATACATCTCTGAAGCTAGAACTTCCGGGCTCTTCCGAcacttcttcttcatcttcttcctctaccGCGAGAGTTTTCCCAAATTCTGACCACTCAATCATCAAACTGCCATTGGAGAAGGCTTCGGGCAAGAAGCTATTCCACACGGCCGTCACCGCCTCTGACTCAATCTACAATGCCTGGCAGTGCAGAATCATGTATTACTGGTTCAAGAAGTTCAAGGACGGCCCTAATTCTGGAATGGGTGGCTTCACTAGGATCTTGCACTCCGGCTCCCCAGATAGGTTCATGGACGAGATCCCTACTTTCGTTGCCCAGCCTCTCCCCTCAGGAATGGATCAG GGCTATATTGTCCTTAACAGACCTTGGGCTTTTGTTCAATGGCTTCGAGAAGCAGACATTGAAGAGGA CTACATATTAATGGCGGAGCCAGATCATATTATTGTGAAGCCTATTCCAAACTTATCCAAAGATGGCCATGGAGCTGCATTCCCATTCTTTTACATTGAGCCCGAGAAGTTTGAGTCTGTCCTAAGAAAGTTCTTTCCGGAAGAAAAGGGACCAATAACAAACATTAATCCAATTGGAAATTCTCCTGTCATTCTTGGGAAG GAATCTTTGAAAAAGATAGCTCCAACATGGATGAATGTTTCATTGGCAATGAAAAAGGACCCTGAAACAGATAAAGCTTTTGGCTGGGTACTTGAGAT GTATGCTTATGCTGTTTCATCTGCACTGCATAACGTGAGCAACATTTTACACAAGGAACTTATGATTCAG CCTCCTTGGGACACAGAAATTGGCAACGCATACATAATCCATTACACTTACGGATGTGATTACGACAAGAAG GGTACGTTGACCTATGGAAAAATTGGAGCGTGGAGATTTGACAAGAGATCATATATTAACGTCTGGCCTCCAAGAAACCTTCCGCTGCCACCACCTGGTATTCCGAAAAGTGTG GTTACGCTGGTGAAGATGGTTAATGAAGCCACTGCTAACATTCCTAACTGGGGCTCATAG